A genomic stretch from Bos javanicus breed banteng chromosome 29, ARS-OSU_banteng_1.0, whole genome shotgun sequence includes:
- the LOC133241741 gene encoding nuclear pore complex protein Nup54-like: protein MLMTKIEDRETHQGGFGGFGTTSTTASSAFSFSTPANTGTTGFFGSTQNKGFGFGTGFGTTTGTSTGLGTGLGTGLGFGGFNTQQQQQQQQTTLGGLFSQPTQAPAQSNQLINTASALSAPTLLGDERDAILAKWNQLQAFWGTGKGYFNDNIPPVEFTLENPFCRFKAVGYSCMPNNKDEDGLVVLVFNKKETDIRSQQQQLVESLHKVLGGNQTLTVNVEGVKTLPDDQTEVVIYVVERSPNGTSRRVPATTLYAHFEQTNIKTQLQQLGVTLSMTRTELSPAQIKQLLQNPPAGVDPIIWEQAKVDNPDSEKLIPVPMVGFKELLRRLKVQDQMTKQHQTRLDIISEDIGELQKNQTTTMAKIAQYKRKLMDLSQRTLQVLIKQEIPRKSGYAIQADEEQLRVQLDTIQGELNAPTQFKGRLNELMSQIRMQNHFGAVRSEERYYIDADLLQEIKQHLKQQQEGLSHLISVIKDDLEDIKLVEHGLNETIHIRGGVFS from the exons ATGCTAATGACCAAAATCGAAGATAGAGAGACACACCAG GGTGGGTTTGGAGGATTTGGGACAACGTCTACCACAGCGAGTTCTGCATTCAGCTTTTCTACTCCAGCTAACACGGGCACTACTGGATTCTTTGGTAGTACTCAGAACAAAGGTTTTGGATTTGGGACTGGTTTTGGCACGACAACTGGAACTAGTACTGGCTTAGGTACTGGTCTGGGGACCGGACTTGGATTTGGAGGATTTAAtacgcagcagcagcaacagcagcaacagactACATTAGGTGGTCTCTTCAGTCAGCCTACACAAGCTCCTGCCCAGTCCAACCAGCTGATAAATACTGCAAGTGCCCTTTCTGCTCCAACTCTACTGGGAGATGAGAGAGATGCTATTTTGGCAAAATGGAATCAACTACAAGCCTTCTGGGGAACAGGAAAAGGATATTTCAACGATAACATTCCACCCGTGGAATTCACACTAGAAAATCCCTTTTGCCGGTTTAAGGCTGTAGGTTATAGTTGCATGCCCAATAATAAAGATGAAGATGGGCTAGTGGTTTTAGTtttcaacaaaaaagaaacagatattcGAAGCCAGCAACAGCAATTGGTAGAATCATTGCATAAAGTTTTGGGAGGAAACCAGACCCTTACTGTAAACGTAGAGGGTGTTAAAACATTGCCAGATGATCAGACAGAAGTTGTCATTTATGTTGTTGAGCGTTCTCCAAATGGTACTTCAAGAAGAGTTCCAGCTACAACATTGTATGCCCATTTTgaacaaacaaatattaaaacacaaTTGCAGCAACTTGGTGTAACCCTTTCTATGACTAGAACAGAGCTTTCTCCTGCACAGATCAAACAGCTTTTACAGAATCCTCCTGCTGGTGTTGATCCTATTATCTGGGAACAAGCCAAGGTGGATAACCCTGATTCTGAAAAGTTAATTCCTGTACCAATGGTGGGTTTCAAAGAACTTCTTCGAAGACTAAAGGTTCAAGATCAGATGACTAAGCAGCATCAGACCAGATTAGATATAATATCTGAAGATATTGGTGAATTACAGAAGAATCAAACTACAACCATGGCCAAAATTGCACAATACAAGAGGAAACTTATGGACCTTTCCCAGAGAACTTTACAGGTCCTAATCAAACAGGAAATTCCGAGGAAGAGTGGGTATGCCATCCAAGCTGATGAAGAGCAGTTGCGAGTTCAGCTAGATACAATTCAGGGTGAACTAAATGCCCCTACTCAGTTTAAGGGCCGACTAAATGAACTGATGTCCCAAATCAGGATGCAGAATCACTTTGGAGCAGTCAGATCTGAAGAAAGATATTACATAGACGCAGATCTGTTACAAGAAATCAAGCAGCATTTGAAACAACAACAGGAAGGCCTTAGCCACTTGATTAGCGTCATAAAAGATGACTTAGAAGATATCAAGTTGGTAGAACATGGATTGAATGAAACCATCCACATCAGAGGTGGTGTCTTCAGTTGA